The following are encoded together in the Glycine soja cultivar W05 chromosome 5, ASM419377v2, whole genome shotgun sequence genome:
- the LOC114412970 gene encoding nodulin-26-like, which produces MDENSATNGTHEVVLDVNRDVSRTTQASRSCVNVSFLQKLVAEVVGTYFLIFAGSASVVVNKNNNNVVTLPGISIVWGLVVMVLVYSVGHISGAHFNPAVTIAFASTKRFPLKQVPVYVVAQVVGSTLASGTLRLLFSGKEAQFSGTLPSGSNLQAFVIEFLITFFLMFVVSGVATDNRAIGELAGIAVGSTVLLNVMFAGPITGASMNPARSIGPAIVHKEYRGIWIYLVSPTLGAVAGAWVYNSIRYTDKPLREITKSASFLKGVASR; this is translated from the exons ATGGATGAGAATTCAGCAACAAATGGAACCCATGAGGTGGTTTTAGATGTAAACAGGGACGTCTCTAGAACAACTCAAGCTTCACGCTCTTGTGTCAATGTTTCTTTCTTGCAGAAG TTGGTAGCTGAGGTGGTAGGCACGTATTTCTTGATATTTGCAGGGAGTGCTTCTGTGGTGGtgaacaagaacaacaacaacgttGTAACACTTCCTGGGATATCAATTGTTTGGGGACTGGTTGTGATGGTGCTGGTTTACTCTGTTGGTCACATCTCTGGTGCCCATTTCAATCCTGCTGTCACCATTGCTTTTGCCTCCACCAAAAGGTTTCCCTTGAAGCAG GTTCCAGTTTATGTGGTGGCTCAGGTTGTTGGATCCACACTTGCAAGTGGGACTCTCAGACTATTATTTAGTGGCAAAGAAGCCCAGTTTTCAGGAACACTTCCATCTGGGTCCAACCTGCAAGCTTTTGTGATTGAATTCTTAATCACTTTTTTCCTTATGTTTGTCGTATCCGGGGTTGCCACTGATAACAGAGCG ATCGGTGAGTTGGCCGGGATTGCCGTTGGGTCTACTGTGCTGTTGAATGTGATGTTTGCAGG GCCAATCACAGGAGCATCAATGAACCCAGCAAGAAGCATAGGGCCAGCGATTGTACACAAGGAATACCGAGGAATATGGATATATTTAGTGTCTCCAACTCTTGGGGCTGTGGCCGGCGCATGGGTCTACAATAGTATTCGTTACACGGACAAGCCACTGCGTGAGATCACCAAGAGTGCCTCTTTCCTTAAAGGAGTAGCCTCTAGGTGA
- the LOC114412971 gene encoding seipin-2-like isoform X2 — protein sequence MESSFSGPNNQNDDVFLDALPHCPFHHCSGAADKSPESSSSSSILSDPNPPSPPPATTIRRRSTRRNSPVRETTNTGSSHNSTTGNVTNLRSDRNLGTSNGNENFPEKCDSNREKVRPFQSPSVGTEEGNEESTLTTAENEDGVTDSADSAVEFSNSPLNSLDYVTGLVIRSIVFQINIFVVLMKFPVWFMLHVFLFFVDPFGTISKGKGLLVVILGKFWCFVFRCIDPSAQGWFKEHKSLWNVAFRCGWGFLRSMYICCILFGLLVSSLVVSGFLVRWLVEEPFQMRQVLNFDYTKQSPVAFVPVMSCDGVGGAHDSEKGIAVREWMGRRVIPANQKVQVTVSLVVPESEYNTNLGIFQHKDL from the exons ATGGAGTCATCTTTTTCAGGCCCAAACAACCAAAACGACGACGTTTTCCTCGACGCGCTTCCTCACTGCCCCTTCCACCATTGCTCCGGCGCCGCCGATAAATCGCCGGAatcttcctcctcttcttcaATTCTCTCCGACCCCAACCCACCCTCCCCACCTCCGGCAACCACAATCCGCCGCCGTTCAACCCGCCGTAACTCACCGGTTAGGGAGACCACGAATACCGGTTCCAGCCACAATTCGACCACCGGAAACGTCACGAACCTTCGGAGCGATCGAAATCTCGGAACTTCAAACGGAAATGAGAATTTCCCCGAGAAATGCGATTCAAATCGAGAGAAAGTTCGTCCCTTTCAATCTCCAAGCGTTGGCACCGAAGAGGGGAACGAGGAATCGACGTTAACCACCGCCGAGAACGAAGACGGCGTCACCGATTCCGCTGACTCGGCGGTGGAATTCAGTAATTCCCCTTTGAATTCGCTCGATTATGTAACGGGGTTGGTGATTAGATCAATTGTGTTTCAAATCAATATTTTCGTTGTCTTAATGAAATTCCCAGTGTGGTTTATGttacatgtttttttgtttttcgtgGACCCTTTTGGAACAATCAGTAAGGGGAAAGGTCTTTTGGTGGTGATTTTGGGTAAATTTTGGTGTTTTGTTTTTCGGTGCATTGATCCTTCAGCTCAAGGGTGGTTCAAAGAGCACAAATCCTTGTGGAATGTTGCATTTAGGTGTGGGTGGGGATTCTTGAGGTCAATgtatatttgttgcattttgTTTGGTCTTTTGGTTTCTTCACTTGTGGTGAGTGGGTTTTTGGTGAGGTGGTTGGTGGAGGAGCCGTTTCAGATGAGGcaggttttgaattttgattacaCCAAGCAGAGTCCTGTTGCATTTGTACCTGTGATGTCTTGTGATGGTGTTGGGGGTGCGCATGATTCTGAGAAGGGCATTGCTGTTAGAGAGTGGATGGGTAGAAGGGTTATACCTGCTAACCAAAAGGTGCAGGTCACTGTTTCATTGGTTGTGCCAGAGTCAGAATACAACACAAATCTTGGCATCTTTCAG CATAAGGACCTTTGA
- the LOC114412971 gene encoding seipin-2-like isoform X1: MESSFSGPNNQNDDVFLDALPHCPFHHCSGAADKSPESSSSSSILSDPNPPSPPPATTIRRRSTRRNSPVRETTNTGSSHNSTTGNVTNLRSDRNLGTSNGNENFPEKCDSNREKVRPFQSPSVGTEEGNEESTLTTAENEDGVTDSADSAVEFSNSPLNSLDYVTGLVIRSIVFQINIFVVLMKFPVWFMLHVFLFFVDPFGTISKGKGLLVVILGKFWCFVFRCIDPSAQGWFKEHKSLWNVAFRCGWGFLRSMYICCILFGLLVSSLVVSGFLVRWLVEEPFQMRQVLNFDYTKQSPVAFVPVMSCDGVGGAHDSEKGIAVREWMGRRVIPANQKVQVTVSLVVPESEYNTNLGIFQIRVDFLSSDGKTIWSSNQPCMLKFTSEPIRLITTFLKIVPLVTGYISETQTLNVKMRGFVEGDVPTSCLKVTLEQRAEYSPGAGIPQMYDSSVVIESELPLFKRIIWHGKICIFLWITMMAFMMELLLVLVCCLPIIIPRTRQSSGAARVTGTQNNLQAPN; the protein is encoded by the exons ATGGAGTCATCTTTTTCAGGCCCAAACAACCAAAACGACGACGTTTTCCTCGACGCGCTTCCTCACTGCCCCTTCCACCATTGCTCCGGCGCCGCCGATAAATCGCCGGAatcttcctcctcttcttcaATTCTCTCCGACCCCAACCCACCCTCCCCACCTCCGGCAACCACAATCCGCCGCCGTTCAACCCGCCGTAACTCACCGGTTAGGGAGACCACGAATACCGGTTCCAGCCACAATTCGACCACCGGAAACGTCACGAACCTTCGGAGCGATCGAAATCTCGGAACTTCAAACGGAAATGAGAATTTCCCCGAGAAATGCGATTCAAATCGAGAGAAAGTTCGTCCCTTTCAATCTCCAAGCGTTGGCACCGAAGAGGGGAACGAGGAATCGACGTTAACCACCGCCGAGAACGAAGACGGCGTCACCGATTCCGCTGACTCGGCGGTGGAATTCAGTAATTCCCCTTTGAATTCGCTCGATTATGTAACGGGGTTGGTGATTAGATCAATTGTGTTTCAAATCAATATTTTCGTTGTCTTAATGAAATTCCCAGTGTGGTTTATGttacatgtttttttgtttttcgtgGACCCTTTTGGAACAATCAGTAAGGGGAAAGGTCTTTTGGTGGTGATTTTGGGTAAATTTTGGTGTTTTGTTTTTCGGTGCATTGATCCTTCAGCTCAAGGGTGGTTCAAAGAGCACAAATCCTTGTGGAATGTTGCATTTAGGTGTGGGTGGGGATTCTTGAGGTCAATgtatatttgttgcattttgTTTGGTCTTTTGGTTTCTTCACTTGTGGTGAGTGGGTTTTTGGTGAGGTGGTTGGTGGAGGAGCCGTTTCAGATGAGGcaggttttgaattttgattacaCCAAGCAGAGTCCTGTTGCATTTGTACCTGTGATGTCTTGTGATGGTGTTGGGGGTGCGCATGATTCTGAGAAGGGCATTGCTGTTAGAGAGTGGATGGGTAGAAGGGTTATACCTGCTAACCAAAAGGTGCAGGTCACTGTTTCATTGGTTGTGCCAGAGTCAGAATACAACACAAATCTTGGCATCTTTCAG ATCAGGGTAGACTTCTTGTCTTCTGATGGCAAAACAATTTGGAGTTCAAACCAACCTTGCATGTTGAAATTCACAAGTGAGCCTATCCGCCTAATCACGACATTCCTCAAGATTGTACCTCTTGTCACTGGCTATATATCAGAAACCCAGACACTGAATGTCAAGATGAGAGGTTTTGTTGAAGGGGATGTACCTACTTCATGCTTAAAAGTAACCCTTGAGCAGCGAGCAGAATATTCACCTGGTGCCGGCATTCCTCAAATGTATGATTCATCAGTGGTTATTGAATCAGAACTTCCCTTATTCAAGAGGATTATATGGCATGGGAAGATTTGCATATTTTTATGGATCACAATGATGGCTTTCATGATGGAGTTACTACTCGTTCTAGTGTGTTGTTTGCCTATAATTATTCCAAGAACCAGGCAAAGCAGTGGTGCTGCTCGTGTTACCGGTACCCAAAATAATCTTCAGGCACCAAATTAA